From a region of the Pseudanabaena sp. BC1403 genome:
- a CDS encoding chlorophyll A-B binding protein, translated as MINTPTKISAVDKNISKTDSKTVGLNVNPTGAGVFGFSNFAETWNGRMAMIGLVAGFANEVLTGKGILAQVGITGGISVLFALFFTGFTVATLLGYYAVKATKDSE; from the coding sequence AATACACCAACTAAAATCTCAGCAGTTGATAAAAATATTTCCAAGACCGATAGCAAAACTGTTGGTCTTAATGTAAATCCTACAGGTGCAGGTGTATTTGGGTTCAGTAACTTTGCTGAGACTTGGAACGGTCGGATGGCTATGATTGGATTAGTTGCGGGCTTTGCTAATGAAGTTTTGACTGGCAAAGGTATTCTCGCTCAAGTTGGTATTACTGGAGGGATTAGTGTTTTGTTTGCACTCTTCTTCACAGGTTTTACAGTTGCTACATTGCTAGGCTACTATGCAGTCAAGGCTACTAAAGACTCAGAGTAA